The following is a genomic window from Staphylococcus saccharolyticus.
TTTTATTATCCACTGTAGATGATTTGGAGGTTATTCAAAGTTTTGCTAACGGACAGTCATTTCTTACATATTTAATGGAAAATGAACAACCAGACATTGTATTACTTGATTTGGTAATGCCTACAATGAATGGTATTGAAATTACTGAAATACTAAAGCAACAATATCCAAATATTAAAGTATTAGTTTTAACAAGTTATATAGATGATGAACATGTTATTTCAGCTCTAGATAAAGGAGCAGACGGTTATGAAATGAAAGATGTTGAACCCCAAAAGCTTATTGATACTATTCATAAAGTACTTCAAGGGGAACGGATGATTCATCCACAGGCAAAAAGTGTTATGGAAAAGGTATATAAAAAGCCGCACTATACAAATAAGTTATCTAAGCGAGAAGGAGAAGTACTTAAAGAGATGGTTAAAGGTAAAACAAATAAAGAAATAGCTAAAACTTTATTTGTTTCTGAAAAAACTGTTAAAACACATGTGAGTCATATTTTTAATAAATTAGAAGTTACTGATCGAACGCAAGCAGCTATTTATGCCATGAAGAATAAGTTGATTTAATAGGCTTTAAAAGCTTGAAACACTATTTATTCCACTACTAAAACAGTGCATTTTTTTCTTAAAACTGTCGATAATTTGTAACTATTTAATTATTTTGATAATTTTGCCTTTAATAAAAATAGTTACAAAAACGCATTTGACTCTTTTATTTTTATTAAAAATATATTAAGATGTAATTTGTGTTTCAAGAAATGTGTATTATTGCAATTTCTTGTGTCTGGATAAAATATTTCCAATTAGAAAGGTAGATAAACATAATGGATAGACAGAGTTTCACAGATTTAATTCAAACAAAATTCAAAATGGTACGTATAGAAGCGGGTTATACTCAAGACACTATGGCTCAAACAATAGGGCTTTCAAAGAAAACGTTAGTACAAATTGAAAAAGAAAGAGTATTACCAAACTGGACGACTTGTGTGTCAATTTGCGCTTTATTTAGAGATTCAGATGTATTAAATAGTACTTTCGGTTGCGATCCTCTTGAAATTGTTCAAACAATTTCAAGAAATCATTGTGCATACCCCAATCATTCTACTACAAGTGATATATATTGGAATACAATTGATACACGAAATGGTTTTATTTTACAAAGTAATAAAGTAAGTAATATTTACCGTGTACTAAACCCAGAAAAACAACCTATCTTCGGTACTTCGAAAATGAGAGAAGCCGAAACTTACTTTAATAGAAATTCAAAAGAAGAATTAATGCACGTATAAATAATGATTTGACAAGAGTGATAGTAGAATCTAACCAGGATTGAATCACTTTACAGTATTTGATTTATAGATATATAAAACAATGTATTTTAACGATGAAATTCAACATCATGTTTGGTTTCATCGTTTTTTATTCAAATAGTGAAGCATCTAGTAAAAAAAGACAACGAGTTGATGATATAATCTAATCACACTTTGAAATTAAAAAAGGGAGTTTACAATATGCATGTTTTGCTTATCATCACTTTTATGGTCATTATAGGAGCGCTTATAGGCGGGATAACTAATGTTATCGCAATTCGAATGTTGTTCCACCCATTTAAACCATATTATATATTTAAATTTCGCATTCCTTTTACACCGGGTTTAATACCTAAACGACGTGACGAAATTGCTCAAAAAATTGGACAAGTGATTGAAGACCATTTAATCACTGAAGATATGATTCGATATAAATTAAATCAATCGCAGTCAAAAGAAACTATTTTAGATAAATTTTATTTAAGTTATAAAAGAAAACCTGTGACACATGTATTACCACAGCAACTTATTCAAATTGCAGATAATAATATTGACAAAGTTACTGAATTTTTATGTGAAAGAGCACGTATATATTTGAATTCTGCAAAAGGTACACATGATATATATGAAATGTTAGACACTTTTTTTCAGGAAAAAGGCAAGATTATAGGGCTACTTCAAATGTTTATGACTAAAGAAAGTATTGCAGAACGTATACAGTATGAACTGATTAGACTTACAGAGCATCCAAAAGCACGCTCAATTATAAATAAAGTTAT
Proteins encoded in this region:
- a CDS encoding response regulator; the protein is MYKVALLDDHHIVRQGLEFLLSTVDDLEVIQSFANGQSFLTYLMENEQPDIVLLDLVMPTMNGIEITEILKQQYPNIKVLVLTSYIDDEHVISALDKGADGYEMKDVEPQKLIDTIHKVLQGERMIHPQAKSVMEKVYKKPHYTNKLSKREGEVLKEMVKGKTNKEIAKTLFVSEKTVKTHVSHIFNKLEVTDRTQAAIYAMKNKLI
- the xdrA gene encoding XRE family transcriptional regulator XdrA, encoding MDRQSFTDLIQTKFKMVRIEAGYTQDTMAQTIGLSKKTLVQIEKERVLPNWTTCVSICALFRDSDVLNSTFGCDPLEIVQTISRNHCAYPNHSTTSDIYWNTIDTRNGFILQSNKVSNIYRVLNPEKQPIFGTSKMREAETYFNRNSKEELMHV